Proteins encoded by one window of uncultured Celeribacter sp.:
- a CDS encoding LysM peptidoglycan-binding domain-containing protein: protein MSNTNGWMLPAAGVGAAVIVVAIGATLYLARPQPGPGLAQADVTETPAATVDLSAADQGAPAESDTEMSETAAQLSPAFDLVRIPPGGLTTVAGRAEPGATVSILVDGEEVTQTQTSAGGDFVALFDLPASGSAREMRLASGEGETRMESAESILIAPVSIAPVAQQHGAASEGGDETPAPPDAAPSGTGLNGAGMGGTGQSATASTVGTQVATQMLHSAEPQADPAQQERTAPTVLMADDEGVKVLQQAGTTPAELRIDAITYDPEGRVFVSGRAAPEAELLIYLDGVFVAQARAGADGQWRRELADVAAGRYTLRVDQIAEGAVVSRVESPFQREEIAKLAEIAAGSEAAAPSSGTSTETSAEAATPEEKSLPKARIASVTVQPGNTLWGIASERYGDGYLYIRLFDANRTQIRDPDLIYPGQIFDIPE, encoded by the coding sequence ATGTCGAACACGAACGGATGGATGCTTCCGGCTGCGGGCGTCGGAGCGGCTGTGATTGTGGTGGCGATCGGCGCCACGCTCTATCTCGCGCGGCCTCAGCCGGGGCCGGGTTTGGCGCAAGCTGACGTGACGGAGACCCCCGCTGCAACTGTGGACCTGAGCGCGGCGGATCAGGGCGCTCCCGCTGAGAGCGACACGGAGATGTCCGAGACCGCAGCCCAGCTCTCTCCTGCCTTCGATCTGGTGCGCATTCCGCCAGGCGGGCTGACCACAGTGGCCGGGCGGGCCGAACCCGGTGCGACAGTGTCCATTCTGGTCGATGGCGAAGAGGTCACTCAGACGCAGACGTCTGCGGGAGGAGACTTCGTGGCGCTGTTCGATTTGCCGGCCTCGGGGTCCGCGCGGGAAATGCGGCTGGCCTCCGGCGAGGGAGAAACGCGTATGGAGAGCGCGGAAAGTATTCTGATCGCGCCGGTTTCGATTGCGCCTGTCGCACAGCAGCACGGCGCAGCGTCAGAGGGCGGCGATGAAACCCCGGCACCACCAGATGCCGCGCCCTCGGGTACAGGACTGAATGGGGCAGGCATGGGCGGAACTGGGCAGAGCGCGACCGCAAGCACCGTGGGCACTCAGGTTGCAACACAGATGCTTCACAGCGCAGAGCCGCAGGCAGACCCCGCACAGCAGGAGAGGACGGCGCCCACCGTGCTGATGGCCGATGACGAAGGTGTCAAAGTGCTGCAACAGGCGGGCACAACGCCCGCAGAATTGCGCATCGACGCGATCACCTATGACCCGGAGGGCCGGGTGTTCGTCTCGGGCCGCGCCGCGCCCGAGGCCGAACTTTTGATCTATCTCGATGGCGTGTTTGTGGCACAGGCCCGTGCGGGAGCGGACGGCCAATGGCGGCGTGAACTCGCAGATGTCGCGGCCGGGCGCTACACCCTGCGCGTGGATCAGATCGCAGAGGGGGCCGTGGTGAGCCGCGTCGAAAGCCCGTTCCAGCGCGAAGAGATCGCCAAATTGGCCGAGATTGCGGCGGGATCGGAGGCCGCTGCGCCTTCATCAGGGACGTCGACAGAGACGTCAGCAGAGGCGGCCACGCCCGAAGAGAAAAGTCTCCCCAAAGCCCGCATCGCCTCGGTCACCGTGCAACCGGGCAACACGCTTTGGGGTATTGCCTCCGAGCGCTACGGCGATGGCTATCTCTATATCCGCCTGTTCGATGCCAACCGGACGCAGATCCGCGACCCGGACCTGATCTATCCGGGCCAGATTTTCGACATTCCTGAATGA
- a CDS encoding TIGR00730 family Rossman fold protein, protein MSDQPVSTPFSVCVYCGSRSGQKDSYEAAAVEMGEAIAAEGWRLVYGAGDVGLMGAVARAAQKAGAETFGVIPTHLLPKEVGKRDLTRFIITENMHERKKVMFMNSDAIVVLPGGAGSLDEFFEVLTWKQIGLHDKPIFLLSTDGYWQPLEDLIAHVIDEGFAPLSTSSYFETVKTVEDLVAALKALREA, encoded by the coding sequence ATGTCCGATCAGCCCGTTTCCACGCCGTTTTCCGTCTGTGTCTATTGCGGGTCGCGTTCGGGCCAAAAGGACAGCTACGAGGCCGCCGCTGTCGAGATGGGGGAGGCCATCGCCGCCGAGGGCTGGCGTCTGGTCTATGGTGCGGGCGATGTCGGATTGATGGGCGCCGTGGCGCGCGCGGCGCAAAAGGCAGGTGCGGAGACCTTTGGCGTGATCCCGACGCATCTCTTGCCGAAAGAGGTCGGTAAACGCGATCTGACGCGGTTTATCATCACCGAGAACATGCATGAGCGCAAAAAGGTGATGTTCATGAATTCGGACGCCATCGTGGTGCTTCCGGGCGGCGCGGGGTCGCTGGATGAGTTTTTCGAGGTGTTGACCTGGAAACAGATCGGCCTGCATGACAAGCCGATCTTTCTTCTGTCCACCGACGGCTATTGGCAGCCGCTCGAAGACCTGATCGCGCATGTCATCGACGAAGGCTTTGCGCCGCTGTCGACCTCAAGCTATTTCGAGACGGTGAAAACGGTCGAAGATTTGGTCGCCGCGCTGAAGGCCTTGCGAGAGGCATAA
- a CDS encoding pentapeptide repeat-containing protein — protein MQTIDRIEDLKGPEFSSCLFKDLNFDGLDLSSHSFEHCEFENCSFAGSFLENAQFIKCKAIRGAFSYARLSDARFDMCNLSLTQWVNSDVSGACFQDCKLTGAEFRDARALGVDFNGSVLSGAYLRQMNFRKCHLIRVDLTEADLAGCDFSDAVFEQCRLQGAHLSTARFEGADLRQADLGVLTFASASCFKGAIISKTQATELLHGLGVTVL, from the coding sequence ATGCAGACCATTGACCGCATAGAAGATTTGAAAGGACCGGAGTTTTCCTCTTGTCTTTTCAAAGACCTGAACTTTGATGGTCTGGATCTTTCCAGTCACAGCTTTGAGCATTGCGAATTTGAGAATTGCAGCTTTGCCGGGTCTTTTCTGGAGAACGCCCAGTTCATCAAATGCAAGGCCATTCGCGGCGCGTTCAGCTATGCCCGCCTTTCGGATGCCCGGTTCGACATGTGCAATCTCTCCCTGACGCAGTGGGTGAACAGCGATGTTTCCGGGGCCTGTTTTCAGGACTGCAAGCTGACCGGCGCGGAGTTTCGCGACGCACGTGCGCTGGGGGTCGATTTCAACGGCTCCGTCCTGTCCGGTGCCTATCTGCGCCAGATGAATTTTCGCAAATGTCATCTCATTCGGGTCGATTTGACCGAGGCTGATCTGGCGGGCTGCGATTTCAGTGACGCGGTTTTCGAACAGTGTCGCTTGCAGGGCGCACATCTTTCGACCGCGCGCTTCGAGGGCGCCGATTTGCGTCAGGCCGATCTTGGCGTCCTGACATTTGCCAGCGCCTCCTGTTTCAAAGGGGCGATCATTTCGAAAACCCAGGCCACCGAATTGCTGCACGGCCTCGGCGTAACTGTCCTTTAG
- the rarD gene encoding EamA family transporter RarD, producing the protein MTDTQKGWVSLILAQTLWGISPLYYKAMAMVPAAEILAHRTIWTFVLFGIWIVLNGRIGELWRLISGPQQRKVIFAALFISVNWGLFIYSVQSGKALEAAFGYYVFPLVATLVGVVVFKERLYGLQYVAILLAVVAVLVLGIGIGSLPWIALTLAVTFSIYGAIKKTLVAGPFLSVAGEVVFLVPLALIGLVGIHLYGWGGTETQFAGNFGSSWGMSLMLIASGVVTGVPLIFFAAAARRLPLNIVGMGQYLNSTIQFLLAVFVFSEPFTHWHAIAMPLIWIALVLYTLEVLRQDRSARRARKARCSA; encoded by the coding sequence ATGACAGACACGCAAAAAGGCTGGGTCTCGCTGATTTTGGCGCAGACACTGTGGGGCATCTCGCCGCTCTATTACAAAGCCATGGCCATGGTTCCGGCGGCAGAGATTCTGGCGCACCGGACGATTTGGACCTTCGTGCTCTTCGGCATCTGGATTGTGCTCAACGGGCGGATCGGCGAGTTGTGGCGCCTGATCAGCGGCCCGCAACAGCGCAAGGTGATCTTTGCCGCGCTGTTCATTTCGGTCAACTGGGGTTTGTTCATCTATTCCGTGCAGTCCGGCAAGGCGCTCGAGGCGGCCTTTGGCTATTATGTCTTCCCGCTTGTCGCCACTTTGGTGGGCGTCGTGGTGTTCAAGGAACGCCTCTACGGGTTGCAATATGTCGCGATCTTGCTGGCCGTTGTTGCGGTTCTGGTGCTTGGCATCGGCATCGGATCCCTGCCGTGGATCGCGCTTACGCTGGCCGTGACCTTTTCCATTTATGGCGCGATCAAAAAGACGCTGGTTGCGGGGCCGTTTCTCTCCGTTGCGGGGGAGGTGGTGTTTTTGGTGCCTCTGGCGCTGATCGGGCTTGTGGGCATTCACCTCTACGGCTGGGGCGGCACAGAGACGCAGTTCGCCGGCAATTTCGGCAGCTCATGGGGCATGTCCCTCATGCTGATCGCCTCGGGCGTGGTCACCGGCGTGCCGTTGATCTTTTTCGCCGCCGCCGCGCGACGTCTGCCGCTCAACATCGTCGGCATGGGGCAATATTTGAATTCGACGATCCAGTTCCTTTTGGCCGTCTTCGTCTTTTCCGAGCCCTTCACCCATTGGCACGCCATCGCCATGCCGCTGATCTGGATCGCTCTAGTGCTCTACACGCTGGAGGTGCTGCGTCAGGACCGTTCCGCGCGCCGGGCCCGCAAGGCGCGTTGTTCGGCTTGA
- a CDS encoding metallophosphoesterase — MLLALFYGVWIEPAWRLRVKRYRVEHAAWGARAPMRIVILSDLHAGAPHIPLSRVRRIVRKANRLNPDLAVLLGDYAAAHSWTWGKMDKDAIIGALKPFSGKLGTYAVLGNHDWWQDFEAAKARVPCEAQKALTRHGIPLLDNEAAKLAHEGGDVWLIGLGDQRPYDEGPEGEGFDDLEAAMREVTSEAPAILLAHEPDLFPNVPEQCILTLSGHTHGGQIRVGNRSPIIMVAENETYSYGRYEAEGRVLVVSGGIGCSEYPVRINMPPEITVVTLCGPESPPGTAA; from the coding sequence GTGCTCCTGGCCCTTTTTTACGGGGTCTGGATCGAACCCGCCTGGCGGCTGCGCGTCAAACGCTATCGGGTCGAACACGCGGCGTGGGGCGCGAGGGCACCCATGCGGATCGTGATCCTCTCCGATCTGCATGCCGGAGCGCCGCATATTCCCCTGTCGCGCGTTCGGCGTATCGTGCGAAAGGCCAATCGGCTGAACCCGGATCTGGCGGTGCTTTTGGGCGATTATGCCGCCGCGCACAGTTGGACATGGGGCAAGATGGACAAAGACGCCATCATCGGCGCTTTGAAGCCCTTTTCTGGCAAACTCGGCACATATGCCGTTCTGGGCAATCACGACTGGTGGCAGGATTTCGAGGCGGCAAAGGCCCGTGTGCCTTGCGAAGCACAAAAGGCGCTGACCCGTCACGGCATTCCTCTTTTGGACAATGAGGCCGCGAAACTGGCGCATGAGGGCGGGGATGTCTGGCTCATCGGTCTGGGCGATCAACGCCCCTATGACGAGGGGCCGGAGGGCGAGGGCTTCGACGATTTGGAGGCCGCCATGCGCGAGGTCACCTCGGAAGCGCCTGCGATCCTTTTGGCGCATGAGCCCGATCTGTTCCCTAACGTGCCAGAGCAATGCATTCTCACACTCTCGGGCCACACCCATGGCGGCCAGATCCGTGTGGGCAACCGCTCTCCGATCATCATGGTTGCGGAGAATGAGACTTATTCCTACGGGCGCTATGAGGCGGAGGGACGTGTGCTGGTCGTCTCGGGCGGAATCGGGTGTTCCGAATACCCGGTGCGGATCAACATGCCGCCGGAGATTACGGTCGTGACGCTGTGCGGACCGGAAAGCCCCCCGGGGACCGCAGCATGA